The DNA sequence CCGATGCAGACACGGTCCGGCTGAAAAATATTGATGCAGTTGACAAGACCGGTGCCAAGGTCACGGATAAAGCAGTCAACAGCTTTCTGGCCCAGCGGGTCGCCTGCGCGCATGGCGTCAAAGGCGGTGCGGCCGCTTACTTTGTTTAGGTCATTTCCGGCCAGCTGCCAGATAGGGGAGGAGTGGTCGGAAGAAGTCTGCATGATTTCCTGTGTCGTGCGGATAAGACCAGTGGCAGAGGCGTAGGTTTCCCAGCAGCCATGCCGCCCGCAGGTGCAGGACCGGCCATCGGCTTTGATGACTTGGTGGCCAAGTTCACCGGCTGCACCATTGCAGCCAGAGTAAATTTTTCCGTCGATCAAAATACCGCCGCCGATGCCGGTGCCCAGCGTGATGGCCAGCGCATTTGCGGCATTCTGCAGTGCGCCCGCTTTATATTCGCCGAAAGCCGCCGCATTGGCGTCGTTTTCCAGCAGGACACGGCGGCCGTTCAGCCGTTGACTGAGCTGGTTTGCCAGTGGGTAGTTGTGCAGGTTCAGATTGCCGGAGAAACCGACAATTCCGTGCATACTGTCAATGCTTCCGGGAGAGCCAACGCCAATCCACGGTACATCTTCCAGCGTCAGGTGTGCGGCCCGCAGGGCCTGCAGCGCTGTGTTGGCCAACTGCTCCGTTAGTTCTTCTTCCGGACAGGGGACACGTGTGTGGCTTTTGGCACTGGCTACCATTTTGTAGTTTTCATCAATGATGCCGACGGCGATATTTGTACCGCCTAGGTCGATTCCCAGATAATACATAAAAAAGTATCCTCCTTACAGCCATGTCATATTCTGCGGCGGGCTGTATTTACTGCCGCGTACTTTACACTAGTATAGTCCGTTGGCGAATGAAAGTAAATATCTATCAGAAAAGCAGCAGAAAAATTGAATCACTGCGGCGCAGTGTGCTATAATATTTTAATGTCTTATTTTTGAGATGATATGGCCAGAGAAAGTAATACTGAACGAAATGAGGGGTTCCTTTGCGCTTTGAAGACCTGCCTGCATGGATGCAGAACGCGGACACAAAAACCTGTTTTGAAAAGCTGCGGCAGCACCGCGGAACGCTTGCAGCTAAGCGTTTATTTGATATTGTGGTTTCTTTTTTGATACTGGTGATTTTGTCACCGCTGCTGTTGATAACGGCCGCTGCGGTAAAATTGGACTCCAAAGGACCGGTGTTCTATCGGCAGGAGCGTGTTGGCCGCTATGGAAAACCGTTCCGTATCTATAAGTTTCGTACCATGGTGCAGGACGCGGATAAAAAAGGATTGCAGATAACTGTTGGACAGGACCCGCGCATTACGCGCGTTGGCCGCGTTATCCGTAAATGCCGTCTGGACGAGTTTGCACAGGTGCTGAATGTGCTGGACGGCACGATGAGTTTGGTCGGTCCCCGTCCGGAAGTACCGAAGTATGTAAAGGCATATCAGCCGGCCTATCTGTCCACACTGCTGGTACGGCCGGGCGTGACGGCACCCAGCAGCATTCACTTCCGCAATGAAGACGAGATTTTGGCGGAGTCGCCGTTGGACCCCGAAACGACTTATATTGAGAAGATTCTGCCGACCAAAATGCAGCTGAACCTGCAGTATATGGATTCCATTTCGGTAGGAAATGATATTAAAGTCATGGTTCAGACAGTGCGCGCTGTTTTTTGAGTGCATATTTTCTGCTTCCCCCGCATAGAGTTCCTGTATAAAAGGGAGGAGTGGGCGTGTATTTCATCTGGAAAAAGCGAAACATTGTGATTGCCCTGCTTGCGGTTGCGGCAGCAGCTGGCCTGCTTTTTACATGGTACGGCCGGCAGGTCAGCGTGGCCGCAGCGGCAAAGACAAAAACGGTCAATCCCAACTGGGGCCTGTCCTTTCCGCAGCCGGGAAAGCAGCCCGTGGGGAATGCCTCTCCGCAGTTTTTGCGGCAGTATCAGGCTTATTTTCTTGGAAATGACAAGGATAAAACACTGTATCTGACGTTTGACGCAGGGTACGAAGCTGGTTATACGCCAAAAATTTTGGATGCCCTGAAAAAGCATCATGTGCACGCTACTTTTTTCGTTGTGGGAAACTACCTGCAAACGCGGCCGGACCTTGTGAAGCGTATGGCGGCGGAAGGACATACGGTCGGCAATCATACGTGGCACCACTATGATATGTCGAAAATTTCTGACACGGCTGTCTTTGAAAAAGAACTGCGTTCTGTGGAGGAAAAGTATAAAGAGATTACCGGAAAGCCCATGCAGCGCGTGTATCGGCCGCCGCAGGGCCGCTACAGCGTTGCAAACCTGCAGCAGGCGCAGAAGCTCGGCTATAAAACGTTTTTCTGGAGCCTTGCCTATGTAGATTGGTACAAAGATAAACAGCCAACCAAAGAAGAAGCCTTTAAGCGAATTTTGCCGCGGACTCATCCGGGAGCGGTTGTTTTACTGCACCTCACCTCCAAAACAAATGCGGATATTTTAGATGAACTCCTTACCAAATGGGAACAGATGGGGTATCACTTTGGCATGGTTACAGACCTGCACTAAAGTATAGAAATGCTGCCATGAAAAACTTGCGTTTGCTGCTGTTCTGTGATACAATAAAAATGTTGTTTTGCCGCTGTGGCGGAATTGGCAGACGCAAGGGACTTAAAATCCCTCGATGGAAACATCGTACCGGTTCAACCCCGGTCAGCGGCACCACCCCGAAAAGCTAGTTATTTTAAGGCTTTCCGGGGATTTTTTATGCCGCGGACATGGTGAATTGCGGAAGATAAAAAAGGATTTATTGTTTATCTAAAGAGAAGCAAATTGACAAACGGCGGGCAGTCTATTATAATGAACATTGTTCAAGTTGGGAGGTGCATACAATCAATATCGCTGTAACATCCAAGTCCGCCATTCTCAAAGTCTGTAGGGACATGGTTTCGGAAAAGGGGCTGTCAGCGCTGAATATGCGCTCGGTTGCACAGGCCTGTCATGTGGCGCTGGGGTCACTTTACAACTATTTTTCCAGTAAAGATGATTTGGTTATCGCAACGATTGAGAGTGTCTGGCAGGATATTTTCCACATGGACCATAAATGCACAATGAATTTGCCGTTTCCCGAATACGTCGGCTGGATTTTTGAGAGCGTTCGGCGCGGCAGCAAAGAATACCCAAATTTTTTAACGGCACATTCGCTCAGCTTTGCAAGCACGGGGAAGAACAAGGCGAAGGATACCATGCAGCATTATTTTTCCCACATCAAAATGGGAATGACGGAAGCATTAAATGCGGATACTGCCATTAGAAAAGACGCCTTTACGCCTGCCTTTACCGAATCTGACTTTATTGATTTTGTGCTTACCAATGTTTTAACAATGCTTATGCAGAAAAAAGGTGACTGCGGTGTGCTGCTTGCAATCATTCGCCGCACCATTTATGCTGACTGAGTGCCCGCCAAACGGCGGGCTTTTATACAAACAAATATGAACATCGTTCAAATTGAAAGGAATGGTACCATGCAGGCTATTTTTGAAACACTTTTTGATATTGCTTATTTAACTACTGTTATTATCCTGGGAGTTCTGATGATTCGGGGAAGCGCGGGGAAAAAGCAGTTCTTGCTTTTCGGAATTATGGCGATAACGCTCGGCTGCGGCGATGCCTTCCATTTGGTGCCGCGTGCCATTGCGCTCTGCACCACCGGTCTTGCAAGTTACACGGCTGCGCTGGGCATTGGAAAGCTCATTACTTCCATCACGATGACCATTTTTTATGTTCTGCTCTATTATGTATGGCGTGCACGGTATCAGGTATCCGGCAAAGGCGGGATTACAACGGCGGTTTGGATGCTAGCGCTTTCCCGCATTCTTCTCTGCCTGATGCCGCAAAACGCATGGACAAGCGCCCGTGCGCCGCTTTCTTGGGGGATTTACCGCAACATTCCTTTTGCGCTGTTGGGGGCACTGATTGTTGTGCTGTTCTACCGCAGTGCAAAAGAACAGCGGGACCGTCCATTTCGTTTTTTATGGTTCACTGTGGTGCTGAGCTTTGCCTGCTACATTCCGGTCGTGTTGTTTGCAGATGCGGTTCCGGCTATTGGTGCCCTTATGATTCCGAAAACCTGCGCCTACGTTTGGACAGTTCTTATTGGTTATGAGGCAATGAAAGGGAGTAAAATAGAAAAAATTTAAATTTCTTTGGATTATGCAGTTGCTGCTATGGTGGGCGGCGTGTTTTACCGGCGCGATGGTACTTAGCAAAGTACACATGCACCTGTTTTTGATATCTCTGAAGAATACGGCGAAAGATTGGCACAGACAAAAAAGGGAGCGTAAATCCAGAACTTGGATTTACGCTCCCTTTGGATTATTCAAAATAGATAATTTACTGAACGGTTGTAGAGTATAGGCAGAATTTTGTTCCCACTATGTTTGCGTACAGCCCGGTACGGCCCTGCCTTGCGGCTGTAAAGCCGTAATAATAAATATCTGTTTTGCCGTCTTTACTGACGGTGGGTGCGCCGCCATTTTTTGCCCGTGTCAAGGCAACAGCGCCGTTTCCGGCAGCATAGCCGCCGACCTCGGTGCCGTGTGGAACCGTCAGCTTGGCAAAATAGGTTTGGCCGGATTCTTTCACAACGTCCGAACCGGTGTCACAGGTAAACGGACGATTGAAATCCAGCTTGACCGTGA is a window from the Caproicibacterium lactatifermentans genome containing:
- a CDS encoding ROK family protein; the encoded protein is MYYLGIDLGGTNIAVGIIDENYKMVASAKSHTRVPCPEEELTEQLANTALQALRAAHLTLEDVPWIGVGSPGSIDSMHGIVGFSGNLNLHNYPLANQLSQRLNGRRVLLENDANAAAFGEYKAGALQNAANALAITLGTGIGGGILIDGKIYSGCNGAAGELGHQVIKADGRSCTCGRHGCWETYASATGLIRTTQEIMQTSSDHSSPIWQLAGNDLNKVSGRTAFDAMRAGDPLGQKAVDCFIRDLGTGLVNCINIFQPDRVCIGGGICNEKDYLLKPLQAFVNKETFLVPNGPHTQLCIAQLGNDAGIIGAALLGTA
- a CDS encoding sugar transferase, producing MRFEDLPAWMQNADTKTCFEKLRQHRGTLAAKRLFDIVVSFLILVILSPLLLITAAAVKLDSKGPVFYRQERVGRYGKPFRIYKFRTMVQDADKKGLQITVGQDPRITRVGRVIRKCRLDEFAQVLNVLDGTMSLVGPRPEVPKYVKAYQPAYLSTLLVRPGVTAPSSIHFRNEDEILAESPLDPETTYIEKILPTKMQLNLQYMDSISVGNDIKVMVQTVRAVF
- a CDS encoding polysaccharide deacetylase family protein gives rise to the protein MYFIWKKRNIVIALLAVAAAAGLLFTWYGRQVSVAAAAKTKTVNPNWGLSFPQPGKQPVGNASPQFLRQYQAYFLGNDKDKTLYLTFDAGYEAGYTPKILDALKKHHVHATFFVVGNYLQTRPDLVKRMAAEGHTVGNHTWHHYDMSKISDTAVFEKELRSVEEKYKEITGKPMQRVYRPPQGRYSVANLQQAQKLGYKTFFWSLAYVDWYKDKQPTKEEAFKRILPRTHPGAVVLLHLTSKTNADILDELLTKWEQMGYHFGMVTDLH
- a CDS encoding TetR/AcrR family transcriptional regulator codes for the protein MHTINIAVTSKSAILKVCRDMVSEKGLSALNMRSVAQACHVALGSLYNYFSSKDDLVIATIESVWQDIFHMDHKCTMNLPFPEYVGWIFESVRRGSKEYPNFLTAHSLSFASTGKNKAKDTMQHYFSHIKMGMTEALNADTAIRKDAFTPAFTESDFIDFVLTNVLTMLMQKKGDCGVLLAIIRRTIYAD